The Anastrepha ludens isolate Willacy chromosome X, idAnaLude1.1, whole genome shotgun sequence genome includes a window with the following:
- the LOC128870144 gene encoding uncharacterized protein LOC128870144 produces the protein MKCQSKIEEIDEEEIARGELEDLIVETKSIIKSILARNKSSIAEISFIAPHSSRLPKMSLPTFKGEYFEFKNFMSLLSFVHNDPTIPDIEKFNHLVSCLSGEALGTVKSFQMSEENYPKALASLRKVYDNKCLIFFNTVSKLFELSKIQRASASSLRSMIDTVSAVYDSLLSLGNDKIISNAMLIHIVMSKVDPTTRSKWEEQLDYDELPLWAECEAMLNKRYQHLSAEEASSSEQRPNNEDTRQKKKSTITTLKDNIYRDEFQTADLPSLWF, from the coding sequence ATGAAATGTCAGTCGAAAATTGAGGAAATCGACGAAGAAGAAATCGCCCGTGGAGAGTTAGAGGACTTAATTGTAGAAACAAAGTCCATTATAAAGTCCATTCTGGcgagaaataaatcgtcaattGCCGAAATATCTTTTATTGCACCTCACAGCTCGCGACTACCAAAAATGTCGTTACCTACATTCAAAGGAGaatatttcgaatttaaaaactttatgagtCTGTTGAGTTTCGTGCACAATGATCCCACAATCccggatattgaaaaatttaatcatttagtaTCATGTCTATCCGGTGAAGCCTTAGGCACAGTGAAGTCCTTCCAAATGTCGGAAGAAAATTATCCAAAGGCGTTGGCAAGTTTGAGAAAGGTGTATGACAATAAATGCCTGATATTCTTTAATACAgtgtctaaactttttgaattgtcaaaaatccaaAGGGCTTCTGCGTCGTCTTTGCGATCAATGATTGATACAGTGTCTGCAGTATATGACTCCCTCTTATCGCTGGGTAAcgataaaattatttcaaatgcgaTGTTGATTCACATAGTCATGTCGAAGGTTGATCCCACTACTCGGTCAAAGTGGGAGGAGCAACTTGACTATGATGAGCTGCCGCTTTGGGCTGAGTGTGAAGCTATGCTAAACAAGAGATACCAGCATTTATCAGCTGAAGAAGCTTCATCATCCGAACAAAGGCCAAACAATGAAGATACgcggcagaaaaaaaaatcaacaattacGACACTCAAAGACAACATTTATCGCGACGAATTCCAAACTGCTGACTTGCCTTCACTGTGGTTCTAA